In Methanobacterium sp., the sequence TGATATTGTGGTTTTTGACACTGCACCTACTGGTCACACCCTGAGACTTCTATCCTTCCCTGAAATGATGGATAGCTGGGTCGGGAAAATGATCAAAGTCAGGAGACAGATCGGTAGCATGGCCAAGGCTTTCAAGAATATCATGCCCTTCATGGGAGATGAAGAAGAAGAGGACCGTGCCCTGGAAGACATGGAAGCCACTAAAAAGCAGATCCGTGCTGCTAGGGAAGTTATGGCTGACCCGGAAAGAACCTCCTTTAAAATGGTGGTCATCCCTGAAGAGATGTCTATCTACGAATCTGAAAGAGCCATGGAAGCACTGGAAAAGAATAACATGCACGCTGATGGAGTTATTGTCAACCAGATCCAGCCTGAAGAGGCTGACTGTGATTTCTGCCGTGCACGACGTCAGATTCAACAAAAAAGAATGGAAAGTATCCGTCAGAAATTCGGTGGCCAGCTGGTGGCTGAGATACCATTATTCCGTGAGGAAGTTAAGGGTACTGATAAACTGCGAGAAGTGGGTAAGATCCTGTATGGGGAGCCTGAAGTAGCTTCCTAAACTCTTCTTTTTATTTAAACATCTACTATTCTCTTTTTATTTATTAATATTATCATTTTCAGTGAAAAAGCTTCAACGCGTTCTTAATAAATCCTTCCAGAGCCTGATCATAGTTAAAATAGCCCTGTTGATAATGTTTGGTTTGGCAGATCATAAAAGTGTAGGAATATAAGGAAAGTGCGAATGCATTGTAATCTATTTCCCTACCCGGAAGGTTTTCTTCCAGATATTTACCTAAATATTCCACAAATTCTGCTCGCATGGGATCAATATTACCACTTTTTTGAGTGTTGGATAAGAAGATGAATTCATAATTATCTTCGGCTATCCCTGCTATGTCTGTAATTAAGGTTCTTAAAAAAACATTAGGATATTCAGAAACATTCTCTGCAAGTGTTTTACCTACATCTTCTTTAACTTTTGCTATATTTTGAGTTAAAACCTTGTTAAAAAGATTTTCCTTTGTTTTAAATTTTCTGAACAAAGTTAATTCACTGAAACCCGCTTTTTGTGCTATAAGTCTAGTTGTAGCACCTTTATATCCTTTTTCAGCAAATATTTCTAAAGCTGCGTCTAAAAATTTCTGTTCCGTTTTATCAACCATGTTTACATGCAACCATTAATGTCAGATTATCAAATTAATTCTTAAATGAACATTCTATCTTAAATAGAGAAATTCTAAAACTCATAAATCGCCATTCAAGTATCCCCCACCCCATGGGGGTAATAATCAACCCAGAATCAACCCCTGATATTTTTTTCGTTAGGGCCATGTAGAGTTTCTGGATTTACTATGCTAATCCTAATCGGGTATTTATGTTTTCCAGTTAATTATTAAAGTATATTGTTAAAAAAAAATTCGCCAATTCAAGTTTAACAGCAGCAACCATACCCGGGTGAGTTTAATCTGGGCGCATTTGTAAACTCATTCAGTAAATAAAAACGTTTTAATTAATTGTCTAAGAAGATACTGCACTGTTTACAGCCAGATACGATACATCAGCTGCTTTATTAAGGCATTGTTGGATGTATTTATCATCACCAGTTTGTATCCACTGTTCCCAGGCAGTTTCACTCCTCTGATTGCAGACAGATAGTGTACTATTCATATCTCCAGTTGTATCGGTGATGTGAGGTTCCAGGAGTATTGCCTGTAACTCGCATCGGGTGTGATCATAACCAGAATTACCACCAGAATGGGGTGGACATACACTGTCAGAAAGATAATGGGTTGCCACTCCAAAACAGTAACTGGCCTGTTTATAATCTTCATTCTGATAGTATTCCCTGCCTTTTAAAAGCCAGTAATTTGCTTTTTCCTCACTGGCAGGGTAGTGATGGTACTGGAAATCAAAAAACTTATAATCAGGATCATCAGCCCCGTCAAGCATCTTTGAGAGGTCCAATTTATCCTGTGCATCGGCAGGGAGGGAGTAATATACTTCCTCGGCAATTGCATAATGATTAGGGGCAGCCCAGGCAGATACTGGTTGAACTAACGCCAAAAATGCAGCAAAACTGATAATAATCATTATAATAGTTTTTTTCATGGATCCTCAAATATGGTTTCAAGAGTGATTGTAGGTTTCAAGAGTGGAAAATTTAATCTAAAAATTGATTTTAAAGAAATGTATGTATGAGTTAAAGAATGTGTAGTAAGTACTCATATTTAAATATATATGGTATAGATGATAAAAAAAATCCGTTCCCACCCACTTAATGTACCTAAAAAACTAAATTAAATATTATGGAATGAAATGTTTCATATAACTCATTCAGGTTGATATCAAAATGCACGAAAAATCCTGCCCCATCCATCCAAGCCAAATTCCATCCTGGAAGAAATATTTAAGGGGAGTTCTCAGGATAATAATCTTGATTAATGCAATTTACCAGATCATCGCCGGTGAGGTTTTCTTCGGTATTTTAGCCATTTTAGCCCTGATAATACTGGTAGCACCCTGGTTTTTCACCAAACACAGGATATGTGTTGTTCCCATTGATATTGAAATACTTTTTTTAGTTGTGGTCTTCTTCGAATTGATTATGGCCGATGCTTATAGTTTCTATAGTTTGGTGCCTTACTATGATAAATTCATGCATTTACTGGTCTCCTTCGTTGTTGGTTTAGTGGGAATGGTGATTATTTACACATTCTACGCCCTGGGAAAGCTTCAAGCCAGTACGGGAGTGATGTTTGCTCTTATCGTTTTAATAACTATGGGGCTGGGAGCCGGTCTTGAAATGGCTGAATATTTCTATGATCAGGCTCTGTATCCTTTAATTAGACCCTATTTGCCCACAGGACTCACTCAAGGATCTATGATTGCATCCCCCCTGGCAGATACCATGGAGGATTTATTTGTGGACACCCTGGGAGGTGTATTAGGGGCGGCGATAGGAATTATTCTGATTAAAAGAGAAGAGAAGAAAGGAAGGGAATTGGAAATGTTGGATGAATTGGAGGCCCTTGCTTCAGGGAATGATGGATATGAAAAGGAATAATCAATAATATGGTGATGAATTACAGGTGGTTAAGCTAAGGGTTGTGGAAAAATAGATTATAATTATAAAAGAATTACTAACAT encodes:
- a CDS encoding TRC40/GET3/ArsA family transport-energizing ATPase, with translation MAFRDLFHFKKGKTTFVFIGGKGGVGKTTVSAATALWLAEEGKKTLVISTDPAHSLSDSLERELGHDPRPIGENLWAAEIDPEVAMQDYQAKMKEQQALNPGMDMGMMQDQMEMATMAPGIDETAAFDKFLQYMTTDEYDIVVFDTAPTGHTLRLLSFPEMMDSWVGKMIKVRRQIGSMAKAFKNIMPFMGDEEEEDRALEDMEATKKQIRAAREVMADPERTSFKMVVIPEEMSIYESERAMEALEKNNMHADGVIVNQIQPEEADCDFCRARRQIQQKRMESIRQKFGGQLVAEIPLFREEVKGTDKLREVGKILYGEPEVAS
- a CDS encoding TetR/AcrR family transcriptional regulator — translated: MVDKTEQKFLDAALEIFAEKGYKGATTRLIAQKAGFSELTLFRKFKTKENLFNKVLTQNIAKVKEDVGKTLAENVSEYPNVFLRTLITDIAGIAEDNYEFIFLSNTQKSGNIDPMRAEFVEYLGKYLEENLPGREIDYNAFALSLYSYTFMICQTKHYQQGYFNYDQALEGFIKNALKLFH
- a CDS encoding zinc dependent phospholipase C family protein, with amino-acid sequence MKKTIIMIIISFAAFLALVQPVSAWAAPNHYAIAEEVYYSLPADAQDKLDLSKMLDGADDPDYKFFDFQYHHYPASEEKANYWLLKGREYYQNEDYKQASYCFGVATHYLSDSVCPPHSGGNSGYDHTRCELQAILLEPHITDTTGDMNSTLSVCNQRSETAWEQWIQTGDDKYIQQCLNKAADVSYLAVNSAVSS